The following are encoded together in the Acidobacteriota bacterium genome:
- a CDS encoding alpha/beta hydrolase, whose protein sequence is MTRLTRTSLNVATTAAIAAALLFAPPVPAFAQDGESVTVDIMSRYRVAPNITYLTADGYESKLDVMTPRGQGPVPTLIYIHGGGWVGGTKESSVLRALPYLEMGWAVVNVEYRLGRNALAPGAVEDCRCALRWIYENAEDYNIDTSRLVVSGASAGGHLSLTTGMLPASAGLDRLCPGRDADRPGWAAADEYEMPVAAIVNWFGITDVGDLLEGVNAKSYAVAWMGSKSDRMELAKRVSPMTYVRSGLPPILTIHGDVDNIVPYQHALDLHAKLDEAGVTNKIHTVPGKGHGNFTPDEQQEIFRVIRAFLDQHVTGGGGASTGAE, encoded by the coding sequence GTGACTCGACTCACCCGAACGTCGCTCAACGTCGCGACCACGGCCGCAATCGCCGCTGCCCTGCTCTTCGCTCCACCGGTCCCCGCCTTCGCCCAGGACGGCGAGTCGGTGACGGTCGACATCATGAGCCGCTATCGCGTCGCCCCGAACATCACCTATCTGACGGCCGACGGCTATGAGTCGAAGCTGGACGTGATGACTCCCCGCGGCCAGGGGCCGGTCCCGACCCTGATCTACATCCACGGCGGCGGCTGGGTCGGCGGCACGAAGGAATCCAGCGTGCTGCGCGCCCTCCCCTACCTAGAGATGGGATGGGCCGTGGTCAACGTCGAGTACCGGCTCGGCCGCAACGCGCTCGCGCCCGGCGCCGTCGAGGACTGCCGCTGCGCTCTGCGCTGGATCTACGAGAACGCCGAGGACTACAACATCGACACCTCCCGGCTGGTGGTGAGCGGCGCCTCCGCCGGCGGCCACCTGTCGCTTACCACGGGCATGCTGCCGGCCTCCGCCGGCCTGGACCGCCTCTGCCCCGGCCGCGACGCGGACCGCCCGGGCTGGGCCGCGGCGGACGAGTACGAGATGCCGGTCGCGGCGATCGTCAACTGGTTCGGGATCACCGATGTCGGCGACCTGCTCGAAGGCGTCAATGCGAAGAGCTACGCCGTCGCCTGGATGGGTTCGAAGTCCGACCGCATGGAACTCGCCAAGCGCGTCTCGCCGATGACATACGTTCGTTCCGGCCTGCCGCCGATCCTGACGATCCACGGCGACGTCGACAACATCGTGCCCTACCAGCACGCCCTCGACCTGCACGCCAAGCTCGACGAGGCGGGCGTCACCAACAAGATTCACACCGTGCCCGGCAAGGGCCACGGCAACTTCACGCCCGACGAGCAGCAGGAGATCTTCCGGGTCATCCGGGCCTTCCTCGACCAGCACGTGACCGGCGGAGGCGGCGCAAGCACCGGCGCCGAGTGA
- a CDS encoding amidase, protein MTAATGCAGAPDLCTRTAVDLAGLLARGEVSAVEVLDAHLGWIDRRNPELNAICTLDRDHALEQARAVDELRRLDPEAAAAKPLLGLPTAVKDLVPTTGIRTTFGSPIFADNVPDFDALIVERIRHAGAVVIGKTNTPEFGAGSQTFNPVYGKTRNPWDPTRTCGGSSGGAAAALASGMLPIADGSDLGGSLRNPASFCGVVGFRPTPGRVPRVPPEQGWDDLAVLGPMGRNVADAALLFSVIAGPDPRDPISLARPSEPFHPVEPLDLPGLRLAWTPNLDLYPVEREVVQVCETALTAFHDLGATVEGAAPDLSGADAIFRTLRANLFADKLGPLFPERRSQMKDTVIEEIERGLALTGPDVATAQAERTRLHCRVVEFFESYDALLLPAVQVLPFDVDRPYPTEIEGQSMTSYTDWMASCYSITVTGCPAISVPCGVGPSGLPVGLQIVTPRGTDRRTLAVAAAFEAAVAA, encoded by the coding sequence GTGACCGCCGCCACCGGGTGCGCCGGCGCCCCCGATCTCTGCACCCGCACCGCCGTCGATCTCGCCGGGCTACTGGCCCGCGGCGAGGTCTCGGCGGTCGAGGTGCTGGACGCCCACCTCGGCTGGATCGACCGCCGGAATCCGGAACTCAACGCGATCTGCACCCTCGACCGCGACCACGCCCTCGAACAGGCGCGCGCCGTTGACGAGTTGCGCCGCCTTGACCCGGAAGCCGCGGCGGCGAAGCCCCTCCTCGGCCTGCCGACCGCGGTCAAGGACCTGGTCCCGACGACTGGCATCCGCACGACCTTCGGATCGCCGATCTTCGCGGACAACGTCCCCGACTTCGACGCCCTGATCGTCGAACGGATCCGCCATGCCGGCGCCGTCGTCATCGGCAAGACGAACACGCCCGAGTTCGGCGCCGGCTCGCAGACCTTCAACCCCGTCTACGGCAAGACCCGCAACCCCTGGGACCCCACCCGCACCTGCGGCGGTTCGAGCGGCGGCGCGGCTGCCGCCCTCGCGAGCGGCATGCTGCCCATCGCCGACGGCAGCGACCTCGGCGGCTCGCTCCGCAACCCGGCCAGTTTCTGCGGCGTCGTCGGCTTCCGGCCGACGCCGGGTCGCGTGCCGCGCGTGCCTCCCGAGCAGGGCTGGGACGATCTCGCTGTTCTCGGGCCGATGGGCCGCAACGTCGCCGACGCCGCGCTCCTGTTCTCCGTCATCGCCGGGCCGGACCCGCGGGATCCCATCTCGCTGGCCCGACCCTCGGAGCCCTTCCACCCGGTCGAACCACTCGACCTGCCCGGCCTCCGTCTCGCGTGGACGCCCAACCTCGACCTCTACCCGGTCGAACGGGAGGTCGTTCAGGTCTGCGAGACCGCGCTGACGGCGTTCCACGACCTCGGCGCGACGGTCGAAGGAGCTGCGCCCGACCTCTCCGGAGCCGACGCCATCTTCCGCACCCTGCGCGCGAACCTGTTCGCCGACAAGCTGGGACCGCTGTTCCCCGAGCGCCGTTCGCAGATGAAGGACACCGTGATCGAAGAGATCGAACGTGGCCTGGCGCTCACGGGCCCGGACGTCGCGACAGCCCAGGCTGAGCGCACCCGCCTCCACTGCCGCGTCGTCGAGTTCTTCGAGTCCTACGACGCGCTGCTCCTGCCGGCCGTGCAGGTCCTGCCCTTCGACGTCGACCGCCCCTACCCGACGGAGATCGAGGGCCAGTCGATGACAAGCTACACGGACTGGATGGCCTCCTGCTACTCCATCACCGTCACCGGCTGCCCGGCCATCTCCGTCCCCTGCGGAGTCGGCCCATCGGGCCTGCCGGTGGGCCTGCAGATCGTCACGCCACGGGGAACGGACCGCCGGACCCTCGCCGTCGCGGCGGCGTTCGAGGCGGCGGTCGCTGCCTGA